In the Chroicocephalus ridibundus chromosome 15, bChrRid1.1, whole genome shotgun sequence genome, one interval contains:
- the GLE1 gene encoding mRNA export factor GLE1 isoform X1 — protein MQPRELRWETLAALRTSSKGRLSYCRHWLRDEKMFSLQDILEGCMSPLVLSPYSGWVLDRVVGQSAPETAPSRSSTPKESPLLTNQSPSLEKITSASCQGSSPLLSTEPSETKGNEDLSLLERDREVFSAFLPSKVTEVEGCIRMYEEMHRLKGKEGLRQRQEQQEQMVRAVYDLASEQLKRFDELKELKQHQEFQDLQEVMEKSSKEAQGQQEKLKEEHRHRAKVLNLKLREAEQQRQRQEELERLRKEEGQERLRRLYSIQEEVLQLNQQIDPNYRQKDLPRIDLSAYSNRGNQICGLVSGLIRTTSERGFPTQVDVANTERALQEMRGLISSMQQEIAAAVEEKRRRDEEEERQKQKELLKKEQVKAQTPAPAQQSGGKQQKEGLQVKAEESTMQWYQQLQDAAEQCIASFSEISNCKDNNEVKKIKTDLQKAATIPVSQISRIAGSQLREIFDKINNLLSGKSVLSGGRTVSVTQHPQGLDFVYYKLAEKFVNQGEEEVASHHDAAFPIAVVASGIWELHPRVGDLFLAHLHKKCPYSVPFYPALKEGTSMEEYQRMLGYQVKDSKVEEQDHFLKRMSGLIRLYAAIIQLRWPYGNKQGPHPHGLNYGWRWLAQMLNMEPLADVTATLLLDFLEVCGNALMKQYQVQFWKMMLLIREDYIPRIEAITTSGQMGSLMRFKQFLEKCLQQKEIPLPKGALQSSFWRS, from the exons ATGCAGCCGCGGGAGCTGCGCTGGGAGACTCTGGCGGCTCTGCGCACCTCCAGCAAGGGCCGGCTGAGCTACTGCCGACACTGGCTCCGGGATGAG aaaatgttttctctccAGGATATCTTGGAAGGATGCATGTCTCCTCTTGTGCTGTCCCCTTATTCCGGCTGGGTCCTAGACAGAGTGGTTGGGCAGTCAGCCCCTGAAACCGCACCCTCCAGAAGTTCAACGCCTAAAGAATCCCCTCTTCTCACAAACCAGTCACCTTCTCTGGAGAAGATCACGTCTGCTAGCTGCCAGGGCTCTTCACCGCTTTTGTCTACAGAGCCAAGCGAAACCAAG GGAAATGAAGATCTTAGTCTGTTGGAAAGGGATCGGGAAGTCTTTTCAGCATTTCTGCCATCTAAAGTTACAGAAGTTGAAGGCTGCATTCGGATGTATGAAGAGATGCACAGGTTGAAAGgaaag GAGGGGCTGAGGCAACGgcaggagcagcaagagcagatgGTGAGGGCAGTGTATGACCTGGCAAGTGAACAACTGAAGCGCTTTGATGAACTGAAAGAGTTAAAGCAACATCAGGAATTCCAAGATTTGCAAGAAGTAATGGAGAAGAG CTCAAAGGAGGCTCAGGGGCAGCAAGAGAAGTTGAAGGAAGAACACCGACACAGAGCAAAG gTATTAAACCTAAAACTGCgtgaggcagagcagcagaggcagcgtCAGGAAGAGCTGGAGCGTTTGCGTAAGGAAGAGGGCCAGGAAAGATTGCGTCGCCTTTATTCCATTCAGGAGGAAGTGCTGCAGCTTAACCAGCAGATTGATCCCAATTATAGACAAAAAGACTTGCCAAGAATTGATCTTTCTGCATATAGTAATCGTGGCAACCAGATCTGTGGGCTGGTGTCAGGACTCATCCGCACCACGAGTGAG AGAGGTTTCCCTACTCAAGTAGATGTGGCCAATACTGAACGAGCACTGCAGGAGATGCGAGGGTTGATATCCAGCATGCAGCAAGAAATCGCTGcagctgtggaagaaaaaaggaggagagatgaagaggaagagagacagaagcagaaagagttattaaaaaaagagcAGGTGAAGGCTCAGACTCCTGCCCCTGCACAGCAGTCgggtggaaagcagcagaaggaag gaCTTCAAGTTAAGGCAGAAGAAAGTACCATGCAGTGGTACCAGCAGCTTCAagatgctgctgagcagtgcaTTGCTTCTTTCAGTGAAATCAGCAACTGCAAAGACAACAATGAG GTTAAGAAGATAAAAACAGACTTGCAGAAAGCAGCTACGATCCCTGTGAGCCAGATCTCTAGAATAGCAG GCTCTCAGCTGCGAGAGATATTTGACAAGATCAATAACCTGCTGTCTGGAAAGTCTGTTCTGAGTGGAGGGCGAACTGTATCCGTGACTCAGCATCCACAGGGTCTGGATTTTGTTTATTACAAACTGGCGGAGAAATTTGTG aacCAAGGAGAAGAAGAAGTTGCTTCTCACCATGATGCAGCTTTCCCAATTGCCGTGGTGGCCTCGGGAATCTGGGAATTACACCCTCGAGTTGGAGACCTCTTTTTAGCTCATCTGCACAAAAAGTGCCCCTATTCTGTGCCATTTTACCCTGCATTGAAAGAGGGGACTTCTATGGAAGAGTATCAGAG GATGCTTGGATATCAAGTTAAGGATTCTAAAGTGGAAGAGCAAGATCATTTTCTTAAACGGATGTCAGGACTGATTCGTCTTTATGCTGCTATCATTCAACTCCGGTGGCCTTATGGAAACAAACAAGGG CCACATCCTCATGGGCTGAACTATGGATGGCGCTGGCTTGCTCAGATGTTGAATATGGAGCCTCTGGCAGATGTGACAGCTACGCTGCTGCTTGATTTTCTGGAG GTGTGTGGCAACGCTCTCATGAAACAGTATCAGGTTCAGTTCTGGAAAATGATGTTGCTTATCCGAGAAGACTACATCCCAAG AATTGAAGCAATTACCACCTCTGGACAGATGGGCTCTTTAATGCGTTTCAAGCAATTCTTGGAG
- the GLE1 gene encoding mRNA export factor GLE1 isoform X2 has translation MQPRELRWETLAALRTSSKGRLSYCRHWLRDEDILEGCMSPLVLSPYSGWVLDRVVGQSAPETAPSRSSTPKESPLLTNQSPSLEKITSASCQGSSPLLSTEPSETKGNEDLSLLERDREVFSAFLPSKVTEVEGCIRMYEEMHRLKGKEGLRQRQEQQEQMVRAVYDLASEQLKRFDELKELKQHQEFQDLQEVMEKSSKEAQGQQEKLKEEHRHRAKVLNLKLREAEQQRQRQEELERLRKEEGQERLRRLYSIQEEVLQLNQQIDPNYRQKDLPRIDLSAYSNRGNQICGLVSGLIRTTSERGFPTQVDVANTERALQEMRGLISSMQQEIAAAVEEKRRRDEEEERQKQKELLKKEQVKAQTPAPAQQSGGKQQKEGLQVKAEESTMQWYQQLQDAAEQCIASFSEISNCKDNNEVKKIKTDLQKAATIPVSQISRIAGSQLREIFDKINNLLSGKSVLSGGRTVSVTQHPQGLDFVYYKLAEKFVNQGEEEVASHHDAAFPIAVVASGIWELHPRVGDLFLAHLHKKCPYSVPFYPALKEGTSMEEYQRMLGYQVKDSKVEEQDHFLKRMSGLIRLYAAIIQLRWPYGNKQGPHPHGLNYGWRWLAQMLNMEPLADVTATLLLDFLEVCGNALMKQYQVQFWKMMLLIREDYIPRIEAITTSGQMGSLMRFKQFLEKCLQQKEIPLPKGALQSSFWRS, from the exons ATGCAGCCGCGGGAGCTGCGCTGGGAGACTCTGGCGGCTCTGCGCACCTCCAGCAAGGGCCGGCTGAGCTACTGCCGACACTGGCTCCGGGATGAG GATATCTTGGAAGGATGCATGTCTCCTCTTGTGCTGTCCCCTTATTCCGGCTGGGTCCTAGACAGAGTGGTTGGGCAGTCAGCCCCTGAAACCGCACCCTCCAGAAGTTCAACGCCTAAAGAATCCCCTCTTCTCACAAACCAGTCACCTTCTCTGGAGAAGATCACGTCTGCTAGCTGCCAGGGCTCTTCACCGCTTTTGTCTACAGAGCCAAGCGAAACCAAG GGAAATGAAGATCTTAGTCTGTTGGAAAGGGATCGGGAAGTCTTTTCAGCATTTCTGCCATCTAAAGTTACAGAAGTTGAAGGCTGCATTCGGATGTATGAAGAGATGCACAGGTTGAAAGgaaag GAGGGGCTGAGGCAACGgcaggagcagcaagagcagatgGTGAGGGCAGTGTATGACCTGGCAAGTGAACAACTGAAGCGCTTTGATGAACTGAAAGAGTTAAAGCAACATCAGGAATTCCAAGATTTGCAAGAAGTAATGGAGAAGAG CTCAAAGGAGGCTCAGGGGCAGCAAGAGAAGTTGAAGGAAGAACACCGACACAGAGCAAAG gTATTAAACCTAAAACTGCgtgaggcagagcagcagaggcagcgtCAGGAAGAGCTGGAGCGTTTGCGTAAGGAAGAGGGCCAGGAAAGATTGCGTCGCCTTTATTCCATTCAGGAGGAAGTGCTGCAGCTTAACCAGCAGATTGATCCCAATTATAGACAAAAAGACTTGCCAAGAATTGATCTTTCTGCATATAGTAATCGTGGCAACCAGATCTGTGGGCTGGTGTCAGGACTCATCCGCACCACGAGTGAG AGAGGTTTCCCTACTCAAGTAGATGTGGCCAATACTGAACGAGCACTGCAGGAGATGCGAGGGTTGATATCCAGCATGCAGCAAGAAATCGCTGcagctgtggaagaaaaaaggaggagagatgaagaggaagagagacagaagcagaaagagttattaaaaaaagagcAGGTGAAGGCTCAGACTCCTGCCCCTGCACAGCAGTCgggtggaaagcagcagaaggaag gaCTTCAAGTTAAGGCAGAAGAAAGTACCATGCAGTGGTACCAGCAGCTTCAagatgctgctgagcagtgcaTTGCTTCTTTCAGTGAAATCAGCAACTGCAAAGACAACAATGAG GTTAAGAAGATAAAAACAGACTTGCAGAAAGCAGCTACGATCCCTGTGAGCCAGATCTCTAGAATAGCAG GCTCTCAGCTGCGAGAGATATTTGACAAGATCAATAACCTGCTGTCTGGAAAGTCTGTTCTGAGTGGAGGGCGAACTGTATCCGTGACTCAGCATCCACAGGGTCTGGATTTTGTTTATTACAAACTGGCGGAGAAATTTGTG aacCAAGGAGAAGAAGAAGTTGCTTCTCACCATGATGCAGCTTTCCCAATTGCCGTGGTGGCCTCGGGAATCTGGGAATTACACCCTCGAGTTGGAGACCTCTTTTTAGCTCATCTGCACAAAAAGTGCCCCTATTCTGTGCCATTTTACCCTGCATTGAAAGAGGGGACTTCTATGGAAGAGTATCAGAG GATGCTTGGATATCAAGTTAAGGATTCTAAAGTGGAAGAGCAAGATCATTTTCTTAAACGGATGTCAGGACTGATTCGTCTTTATGCTGCTATCATTCAACTCCGGTGGCCTTATGGAAACAAACAAGGG CCACATCCTCATGGGCTGAACTATGGATGGCGCTGGCTTGCTCAGATGTTGAATATGGAGCCTCTGGCAGATGTGACAGCTACGCTGCTGCTTGATTTTCTGGAG GTGTGTGGCAACGCTCTCATGAAACAGTATCAGGTTCAGTTCTGGAAAATGATGTTGCTTATCCGAGAAGACTACATCCCAAG AATTGAAGCAATTACCACCTCTGGACAGATGGGCTCTTTAATGCGTTTCAAGCAATTCTTGGAG